TATAAACACTAAAAGTGTTACTACTACTCTTGCAGTCAATATACCTATTTATCCTGAAGGAGGAGCTCAATATTCGCGAATTAGATTGGCTAAGAATCAAACAAGAAGTAGCGCAGTTCAGCTTGATAGTGCGATAAAGCAGACCCACGCAGGGGTTGTAAGTGTGTGGGAGGGATTTGAAGCAGCAAAATCACGTATTATTGCAGCTAATCAAGGTGTGGATGCTGCTCAAATATCATATGATGGTACTGTGCAAGAAGAAATAGTCGGGTCTAAAACAATATTAGATGTTTTAACTGCTGAAGAAAAATTATATGAAGCGAAAATAACTCGTGTAGATGCGTATAAATCTTCAGTAATTGCGGCATATCAAATGAAATTGTTAACCGGCGAGCTAACAGCTAAAAGTTTAAAACTTAAAGTAAAATATTTTAGTCCTGAAGAAGAGTTTAAGACTCTTAAAAAGAAAATGTTTATAGGTTTCTAACGTGAGTACAGAAAGTAAGAAGCAAGATATGTCTATAGAAGACATATTAAAATTGATCAAAGGAGTAATTAACAAGCGTAAAAATCATATGCACGGAAATGATAGTGAAGATGAAGATATATTAGAACTAACAGAGATGGTAAATCAAGATGAAGGAGAGAAGTTAATATCAACTAAATCTGCTGAGGTAATAGGTGATATTTTAAAAAATTTTACCGATATTATTAAAGAGTACAAGTTGGATAATAATATTCCATCTAAAAATGCACTTGAAGAATTAGTTATTGAGATGTTGAAACCAGAACTTAAGCTATGGCTTGATAAAAATCTACCTTTACTTGTTAAAGAGTTAGTAGAGGTTGAAATAAAGAAATTGGTGCAAAGTAGTAAGAGATAAGGTATTTATGTCATTCCAGCGGAAGCAGGAGTACAGAAATATAACCTTAATTATAGAATAGGTACATATTTAAAAAATAAACTTATAAAAAACTTATTTTTTATAGGTTTAGATTTTAGCATCCGTAATCTATCAACTATATATTTAATAAGGAATGATATGTTAAATAAATTATGTAAGATATTATTTTTTGTCAGACTGTTATTGGTGACAGGCCAAAGTTATGCTATACCACCCTCGTTATCTGGTGCCGAAGTAGTTACCGAAGACAAAGAGGTTAGCTCTAATTCAGATACTTCTATTTTTGATAAATTTAAGCAATTTTTTAGTAAACAAAACGATATACCTCCTAAATCAAAAAAAACTAAAGCAGCAGATCAAGAGGATCCAAAGCTTTCACAAGAGCCTAGTGAAAATGAACATGCTAAGTTGTTTATGGATGTAGGTAATGCAACATTACCTAGTGCTGCAAGTAATACTGTTCATACAAAAAATACCAGTCATGCAAGTAGTGTAGATTTAGCTTCTCATGACATTAATGAATCTAATGAAACTGAGGCATCTGAACCTTTTATAGATGTAGGTAATGCAACATTACCTAGTGCTGCAAGTAATACTGTTCATACAAAAAATACCAGTCATGCAAGTAGTGTAGATTTAGCTTCTCATGACATTAATGAATCTAATGAAACTGAGGCATCTGAACCTTTTATGGATGTAGGTAATGCAACATTACCTAATGCTGCAAGTAATACTGTTCATACAAAAAATACCAGTCATGCAAGTAGTGTAGATTTAGCTTCTCATGACATTAATGAATCTAATGAAACTGAGGCATCTGAACCTTTTATGGATGTAGGTAATGCAACATTACCTAATGCTGCAAGTAATACTGTTCATACAAAAAATACCAGTCATGCAAGTAGTGTAGATTTAGCTTCTCATGACATTAATGAATCTAATGAAACTGAGGCATCTGAACCTTTTATGGATGTAGGTAATGCAACATTACCTAATGCTGCAAGTAATACTGTTCATACAAAAAATACCAGTCATGCAAGTAGTGTAGATTTAGCTTCTCATGACATTAATGAATCTAATGAAACTGAGGCATCTGAACCTTTTATGGATGTAGGTAATGCAACATTACCTAATGCTGCAAGTAATACTGTTCATACAAAAAATACCAGTCATGCAAGTAGTGTAGATTTAGCTTCTCATGACATTAATGAATCTAATGAAACTGAGGCATCTGAACCTTTTATGGATGTAGGTAATGCAACATTACCTAATGCTGCAAGTAATACTGTTCATACAAAAAATACCAGTCATGCAAGTAGTGTAGATTTAGCTTCTCATGACATTAATGAATCTAATGAAACTGAGGCATCTGAACCTTTTATGGATGTAGGTAATGCAACATTACCTAATGCTGCAAGTAATACTGTTCATACAAAAAATACCAGTCATGCAAGTAGTGTAGATTTAGCTTCTCATGACATTAATGAATCTAATGAAACTGAGGCATCTGAACCTTTTATGGATGTAGGTAATGCAACATTACCTAATGCTGCAAGTAATACTGTTCATACAAAAAATACCAGTCATGCAAGTAGTGTAGATTTAGCTTCTCATGACATTAATGAATCTAATGAAACTGAGGCATCTGAACCTTTTATGGATGTAGGTAATGCAACATTACCTAATGCTGCAAGTAATACTGTTCATACAAAAAATACCAGTCATGCAAGTAGTGTAGATTTAGCTTCTCATGACATTAATGAATCTAATGAAACTGAGGCATCTGAACCTTTTATAGATGTAGGTAATGCAACATTACCTAGTGCTGCAAGTAATACTGTTCATACAAAAAATACCAGTCATGCAAGTAGTGTAGATTTAGCTTCTCATGACATTAATGAATCTAATGAAACTGAGGCATCTGAACCTTTTATGGATGTAGGTAATGCAACATTACCTAGTGCTGCAAGTAATGAAATGCGTTATGATGAAATTATTTCTAATGCACATGCTGAAACAAATCTAGCATCCAATATAACTCTTAACGTACCAAGACAGATGGTATCTATGACTCCGGTTCGCCCTGAAAACTATGTAGTACTTCCGTCACCACCTGTACATACGCCTATTCCGCTTAATCCACCTCCTGATGCTAATAAAGAGAAAGAAAGCGTAATACCTATAGTATCGTCGGCCACACTGTCTGTGTCTAATATGCCTGCTATTTCTCTGCATGCAGTTAGTACACCGGTAACCCAAGATACTACTTCAAGTACCATGCTGGCAATAGTGCATCCGGCAGAAAATCTGGTAGTATCTGTACCTGCACCGCCGGTAATACCTACATATCAATCGTCTACACAACCTATAATGCCGAGTAGTCCAAATACACCTGTTAGTACTCTGCCTAAAGTAGTGTCTGTAACTAATTCTTCGGCAGAGATAAATAATACGAAAAAGACATTAACGGTTAGCTCGTATATGCCGAAAAAACAAGATTGGAATACTCCACTCATACCTGTTGTAGTGAAACCCAATCACAGTAAGCCTTTAGAGACGCAGAATAGTCAAGCTACAAATAATCAAGAGAAATCACTGCTAGTAAGCTCTCCAAATGTTATGATTCAAGAACAAGATAATGCACTAGATAATGAAACATTGGAATCGGCAACAAAATTTGTTAAAGATGAAACACAAATGTTATTTTTACCTGATGATGATATAGTTCTTGGTAAACTAACTGAGCAAGCGACTTTAGAGCAGATGGATATGTATGCATATATAGGGCTATTCCAAAAGAAAAAAGAATGGATAGTAAATGCTGAAAGAAGAAAAATTGTAGAGAGTTTTATTAAATATGATTATGATATAAATAAACACAAAGATATTTATGCCAACTTATCTTATTGTAGTGCAGTAGATAATGCTTTTAGAGCAATTGATAACAATAATATTTCTGAACTGCGTACGTTACTTGATGTTTATCCTATATTGCACGAAAAGAACAGACTAGGTGAAACATTACTAACTGCTTCTATTTATAATGATAATTACTATTTAGCAAAATTTCTGGTCATACGCGGCATTAAAATTTCTACTCTAAATGATGAGTGCAAATATCCGTTAGATATTGCATTAGTTCAAGGAAATGCTAACATAGAGTGTATGTTAATAAAAGCTAAAGGTTATAATTAACGTTATTTTGTTTGCGTAATTCTCATCCCATGGTTTGACCACAGGATCTACAAACACTTAAAGTACTTATAATCTTAGTATTGTACATCTGGTGGGTCCCGCGATCAAATCGCAAGATGACACCGGATATTTTTCTGATCCACATCACAATTTAAATAATTCTTGCAAAGCATAATTGCTTTTCTATATTAAATAGTTTAATTTAGAAAGAAAAATAATTAATTACCTCCCCTAATATATGAATGATTTATTCAGCTTTAACAAAGAAAAAAAATTTAATCTAGTTGATACTAGCTATAGTGCAAAAGATATTGAAGTATTAGAGGGACTTGAGCCTGTTCGTAAAAGACCAGGAATGTATATTGGCGGCATCGATTCAAATGCTATGCATCATTTAGTATCTGAGGTGCTGGATAATGCTATGGATGAAGCAGTGGCGGGTTATGCAAGTATTATCACGATAGAAATGCATCAGG
The sequence above is a segment of the Rickettsia sp. Oklahoma-10 genome. Coding sequences within it:
- a CDS encoding DUF2497 domain-containing protein translates to MSTESKKQDMSIEDILKLIKGVINKRKNHMHGNDSEDEDILELTEMVNQDEGEKLISTKSAEVIGDILKNFTDIIKEYKLDNNIPSKNALEELVIEMLKPELKLWLDKNLPLLVKELVEVEIKKLVQSSKR